From Enterococcus wangshanyuanii, the proteins below share one genomic window:
- a CDS encoding methyltransferase domain-containing protein, with product MLKKIEVARNFLEEHQQQFLCPVCHGQVQLNEYSLTCKIGHRFDLSKKGTIYFLSHSIQTEYSKEMLEPRGRMIKSGMYRPLLEEISEHIEPTASVLDVGCGEGSFLSELSRLGVHGSKFGFDISKEGIYLASSQVVDAFWCVADLTNLPFADHSMDTILNIFSPSHYQEFQRVLTKDGVLVKVIPEADYLKELRAAFYPEDERKQTYSNEKVLAKFTNEMDVLVNERIRYTFEIPEENRLDLLEMSPLEWGASEQVKEQLKKDPLKEITIDVRMLKGKVK from the coding sequence GAGGTAGCACGTAACTTTTTAGAAGAACATCAACAACAATTTCTTTGTCCAGTTTGTCATGGACAGGTTCAGTTAAACGAATATAGCTTAACCTGTAAAATAGGGCATCGATTTGATCTTTCGAAAAAAGGAACGATTTATTTTCTTTCTCATAGTATTCAAACAGAATACAGTAAAGAAATGTTAGAACCTCGTGGACGTATGATCAAAAGTGGAATGTATCGTCCGTTATTGGAAGAAATCAGTGAGCATATCGAGCCAACTGCCAGTGTGTTGGATGTGGGCTGCGGTGAAGGTAGTTTCTTATCGGAACTTAGTCGATTAGGTGTACATGGGTCGAAATTTGGCTTTGATATTTCTAAAGAGGGGATCTATTTAGCTAGTAGTCAAGTCGTTGATGCTTTTTGGTGTGTTGCTGATTTAACGAACTTGCCCTTTGCAGATCATTCAATGGATACGATCTTGAATATTTTTTCTCCGTCACACTACCAGGAATTTCAACGAGTCTTAACAAAGGATGGAGTCTTGGTCAAGGTGATACCAGAAGCGGATTATCTGAAAGAATTACGGGCTGCATTTTATCCAGAGGATGAACGGAAACAAACTTATTCAAATGAAAAAGTGTTAGCAAAATTTACTAACGAAATGGATGTTTTGGTGAATGAAAGAATACGGTATACATTTGAAATACCGGAGGAAAATCGTTTGGATCTATTAGAGATGTCTCCTTTGGAATGGGGCGCATCAGAACAAGTCAAAGAACAATTAAAAAAAGACCCGCTAAAAGAAATTACAATTGACGTCCGGATGTTAAAAGGGAAGGTGAAATAG
- the trmL gene encoding tRNA (uridine(34)/cytosine(34)/5-carboxymethylaminomethyluridine(34)-2'-O)-methyltransferase TrmL — protein MTNHIVLFEPQIPANTGNIARTCAATNSPLHLIEPLGFSTDDKHLKRAGLDYWNDVNIMYHKDLAAFLNHLGEQPLHLITKFANRTYSEVDYTDEKDHYFMFGKETTGLPEEFMRENTEKCLRIPMNDEHVRSLNLSNTVALVVYEALRQQNFPQLELQHHYENDKID, from the coding sequence ATGACCAACCATATTGTCTTATTTGAACCACAAATTCCGGCAAATACTGGAAATATTGCTCGGACATGTGCCGCAACGAACTCTCCTTTACATCTCATCGAGCCGTTAGGTTTCTCAACAGATGACAAACACCTGAAACGTGCAGGATTAGATTATTGGAATGATGTGAATATTATGTACCATAAAGATTTGGCTGCATTTTTGAATCACTTAGGAGAACAACCGCTGCATTTGATCACAAAATTTGCGAATCGGACGTATAGCGAAGTGGATTACACAGATGAAAAAGATCATTATTTTATGTTTGGGAAAGAAACTACAGGATTGCCTGAAGAATTTATGCGGGAGAATACAGAAAAATGTTTACGTATTCCGATGAATGATGAGCATGTCCGTTCATTAAACTTGTCCAATACGGTAGCATTAGTCGTTTATGAAGCACTGCGGCAGCAAAATTTTCCTCAATTGGAATTACAGCATCATTATGAGAATGATAAGATCGATTAA
- a CDS encoding VOC family protein, with protein sequence MFLTTIHHIAINCSNYEQTIEFYVNKLGFQIIRENHREDKNDIKLDLKLGVYELELFISSDYPKRPSYPEALGLRHLAFKVTNIEEVIADLKSKEIDCEPIRTDTFTGEKMTFFFDPDGLPLELHE encoded by the coding sequence TTGTTTTTAACAACCATTCATCATATTGCGATCAACTGTTCAAATTATGAGCAGACGATCGAATTCTATGTAAACAAACTGGGTTTTCAGATCATTCGCGAAAACCATAGAGAAGATAAAAACGATATCAAGCTTGATTTAAAATTAGGCGTATATGAACTGGAGTTATTTATTTCTTCAGACTATCCAAAACGTCCCTCTTACCCAGAAGCATTAGGCTTAAGACACCTAGCGTTTAAAGTGACGAATATTGAAGAAGTTATCGCAGATTTGAAAAGCAAAGAGATCGACTGTGAACCCATTCGAACAGACACTTTTACTGGAGAAAAAATGACCTTTTTCTTTGATCCTGATGGCTTGCCATTAGAGCTTCATGAATAA